taaataaggAATCATGCACTTATGGTCAGaagaaaattgcatttggtCAATTCGAATCGTCCGTGTATCGGTGCATAACTAGGCATAATCACCCGTGACCAAAAACTAGGACCAGTTGGATCGACTCGTGACCATCCAccgatccaaaatcatcccatGACCAATTCTCATTATCAAAAAGTTAAATTTTGAGCTGGTGATCCAATCCCATTGGTATGGTTGGTAGAAAGTCAAGGCCAACACCTCGACCAATTTGTGACTAGTCGGTCAGTCAATCGATCGATCATGACAAATTTGCAATTCCTCACTGAATCGAACTGATCGATCCATGGTCAATGGCCCATGATTGATCCTTTTAGGACCTTATGGCCGATCCTCACGGGGTCGAAATTGAGGATGTtacatttctcttcttcattttgaccAAAGGTgtccatcttcttttgtttctttttcacgaCCTACATCTTCCTTTCCATTTTGACTACATGAGACAGGGATTACCATGACCTCACCGCTGGTGACACGCTGCCACAGCTTTGCTTGCATCACTCGTTCCGTGTCATAGACACTCGATTAGGACTTGAGGCAAGTGGATATCTCTCATTATATTCTATATCAATCAATTATTGTTTGGTGAGGGGAGTTTTCATAGGATTTCTCAAGTTTTTATGGTTCCATAGACATTCGTATCTAGTCGAAAGTATAGGAAAAGCTACCTAATTACAGTGTATGATACTTTAGTTATCGAGTCCCTTTACATGCCATGGAAGTATTACACGTTAGATTTCAGAAGTGCTCTGATAGgaaatgtcaaaatttgaaCTAAAATAGGAGGGGATCACCAAGCTGAGTTCGGGTTCAATGCGACttccaatttttctaattttgtattgACTTGTGTGATCCAAATTTCATTGGgcattcttcatgaaagtcgTCCTATTGGTGGTTCTAtgacatactttaatttcaaaattttcaaacttcatacgacaaaaatatatttgaaaaactatTGAGGTTGCAATCTGTTTTTCGGATTTCTAAACCAACCTTCTGCTTTCCAGCTTCTCCAGAATTTTCGGTCAAGAATTCTAATGCTCgtccttcatgaaatttgtaaaaTACTTCCAAACTACTAAtactaaattttcataattttttgaagtCGTTTGCTTGGCGAAATCCTGTTCTATTGGATTCTGTCTTGTACTAGAATGCCCTATGGTTTTAATTGATATTCAAAAAATGATGTAGGGTTGCGTAAACCCAATTAGATCTCATTAGTTCAGGGAAAATGTCCCTTTAGAACTTTTCTATCAAGTTTCAGAATTTTTTAAACCTGTTTACATAGACAATAGCTACCATTTCTAAAGGTGCGTGAATGCCTTATAAGGCTAGTTTAAGGTTTAGGATATAAAATTCTTCTTACAGTTCATCTAATATGAGCACGGGTGAGTTCATATTAGTCTAGGGGATTAAAGATGCTTAAAAATTCGTTAGATTTACTCTTGAGTTCCTTGGTAGTAGTAACGTCAATGttctttttaaattgaattatgggTTTGCTGCATCATGGTATGGAGATGTGAATGGGAATATCATTGGTCCTTGGGATGATGATGCCCCTAGTTGTAATAGGGATGCCTGGAGGGATAACTAAGTTCCTCCAAATGGTTAGGGGGTGTAACGCGGTTCCCTCATATGTCTTCGTAATATTGGATGAGTATGAGATGCCTAGGGGATAACGGAGTTCCCCAAATGATGGTGACAATGAGAATTCATATTGAACATAACCTTAGTACCTTTGAATTGAGCTATGAATTACCTATTTGGAAAAGCTACTATTTTTATTGATCTGTtatgttattttgaaaaagttctCAAGTAAGTTGATTTATTATACTTTATATTGAGGCTTTCATTGTGAGTACAGTGATTGCATTATGTAGTATAGACCCGTGGACCTTCTGCTTGCTAGGTTTAGGCTCATTGGTTGTTGATTTTACTTTCTTAGATCAATAGAAATTATGATGATCCTCCATGCTTCTACTTCCATGGAGTACCTGTGGAACTCACCTAGCACTTTTTCAACTTCGTGGATCCAAAAATATTACTTTCATCTGATGCATCATCATTCTATTTATAGACATAGGGGTCCCGATGAGCCCCATACTCTTGGGCTTCCTTGCGGTCTTCCCGTGAGTAGCGAACAGCTCATGGGGCCAATCCTACACCCAGGTGAcaatgggaatgacgatgatagtAGTACAATCGACTGAAGAAGGGTAGGGAGGTGAGGCAGCATTGTTGGATCCATGCAATGGCTTTTGAGCATACTAGCATCGAAGGATAGGTGACTAGACATgtataagatgtctcaaggtcgGGATGGTACCATGGGTGATGTTTGATGTAGTTCTTGATGAGTGTTTTTGGAAATCCCTAGTATACTGGCCATGTCACTTAATGAAGgtaaataaagaaatgaaatacaTCAGGCTAGTTTATAATTTTGCATGTGTTCTTTGAATTTCCTATGTTCAAGATTATTAGTATTGACCTAAATTGTTTCCATATGCTTAAGAAATGTGAAAGGAGTTGGATAATTACGTTAGCTATGACATGCTAGGATGTCACATGTAATTTAATAAAACAGTTAATTGAGCATCCTTTTATTAAATTACGTAATGAAAATTGAGATACCTTGTTCAAGACAATTGAGCTTCCTGTGTAGAAAAGTTCAGACTgaatcttctttttatttcatgtCAACGGGATTACACCGCAATCAAGGGATGTAATAGCAGGCCTGTACATAGAGTATGTTACCTAggtaatgaaaataattttttttaaaataaaaaggtggCTTTATTGTAGAACATGTTATTGGAGGGATGGAGTAGACAATTTGGCTGCAAGTTCCTGGTTTTATTGCTAGTTACGTACCTGTGTAGAAAGGTCAACGTAAACCCATAATTGCTAGTTTAGAACGGGTGACACGTAGAGGAAGAGTATAGTTTTCTGGATAGTTGGGTATCCAAAAGCTTACAAAAGGATATGcttgggaaaaattattaaaacggTCCTAAAtctattctaatttttctaattcagtcttaaaccttttttttttgtttttttggatcaattcaatctaaacattttgcatttgtactaattcagtctattcaactaattttttttttttaattttgtttttctttccttcttcctcaagctCCCCTCACCTAGCGATGATGAGGGCGAGCTCAACCTCGCCCTTAGCCCTGGTGAGGCATGACCTCGCCTGATCTAGGCGAgggtgaggtcgaccttgctAGAGATGGTGAGGCCTCGCTAAGGGCGAGCAAGGCGCGTCCTTGCTAGTGCTGGCAAGGTCCCCTAGCCTCTAGTCAATCACCATGGGCAAGGGGTAACCTCACCAATGTCGGCGAGGTCCCATAGCCTCTGGTCAGTCCAGTGACCAGCTAGGAAAATaaggggagggaaaaaaaagagaaagaaagaaaaacaactaaACACGTCTGCATCGATCGGCGTCCACATCAACCTCGGTCAACCAATATTGGCCAGATGAAtgaaattggcacaaatgcaaaatgtttttaGTACTGAATTagctataaaaaaattaaagactaaattgaaaaaattataataggtttaggacgttttggtaattttcccaatttgCTCGTACATACAAGTTGTTATAAATAGCCCCAGTTGTGGGAGAAAACAGAAGATGAGAAAGATGGCTTCTTCTCTTTTGTCGGAGTTTGTGAGGATTTTGCTGTGTGCTTTTGTGTTGAGCGTTCGTAGCTCTTTTGAGAAGAAGGTTCTTGTCTACGGAGCTCAGATTACCTTCCCTGTctgctctctttctccttctatCAATTGCGCAGCTTCAACTACcaatggtctctctctctctctctcccccttctccTCTAGTATGTATCTTTGTGCTTATGAGTGTGTAAACGTGGTATTCCGTGGGACTGCTCTACAAACTTAAAAATGATGAGCGATTGATTTTTGGGTTGTGATCTGCTGAATCTATCAGTATTTATTTAAAGTATACCGCGACAACTTCATCCAAACTAATTCTTGTGAGTTGTAGCCACGTGTTTGTAGGGGAATGAGTCCGTTTCTAATTGCTAATAACaataattatgatatattacACACCCTCATAGCAGATAAGTGAATATTGAACAGCCTTGAATTGAGCTGAAAGTCTTTCAAAAGTGGCTAAGACAGGGATATCAACGAGAAACTAGGTAAAGACCTTAGAAGAGTTGAGCTAGGATAGATTCAGACCTGCATGCTCAGTGAGGATGAGTTGTACCTAAGATTAGTTAAAAGTGTACCTGTTTATCTCCCCTACTTAGCCAATTGGATTTAAATCTCTAAGGTCACGTTTGATCGTCTGAATTTCTAAATATAGATATAATAGAATATGAATTCTATagattttgttatattatatctactatttggtaaattacaataataaatttagatatattcacattatatcatTTACAATGTTTGATATAAATGGCCTATCAATGTAAATGAGTCTAAAAGTTACACaaatggagatggtaaaaatctttCCCAACACTCTTGCCTACTTCATTCttatttgcaattttcttcgtttttctactctttttattttttttcccattccatcatctctaataaaatttaattaaatagtaaactatattaATGTACCTAGAACACTACAATACCTAAATTATATTAATGTTTCTAAAATACTACAATTACTTTTCTATTATTGATATTAGAAATCTTATCTATATTTATCTTACCTTTCTTCTAAGATAATTTTACCCGAGCTATATCCCTTTTATATCTAACTTTATTCCGTTTTGAGCCAGCAAACACAGgacatgataaattttatcatatcttgaattttattctGATTATAAAATGTAGCCTAAGTAGACTCTACTTTAGGTTAAGTTGAGAATGATCATTGTGTAGAGACCAAACATGTGTACAAAGCCAATGGCTTGTTCTTTTTTGCTTATAGCAAGGCATAATTTAAAAGGAAGGATAACGGTGCCGAATCATAAGGTTGATGGGTAAAGAAACCGTAAAATATAGAATGATCATTCATGAAGCAACAGATAGTTTACTTAATAAAGAGTGTTACGCTGCAACCacattgcaattaattaattagctactcataaacataaaatttgaTTGCTTAGATACCGTGAGAGCTTTGATGAGTATTTTCAATAGTATGCTGCCAATGATTTCTCATTCCTTGCATCTAACATAGTTCTGCGCGGTAACATAATCTCTTGTTAATGCGTTTGTGACTTTTCTTTCTCAGTGAACTCAGCCCTTAATCTAGTTCACAAGCATGGACCGGGCTCTCAGCTATTCGATGGTGGCCCCATCAACCACACGAAGGTTCTTCTCGAAGACATGGCAAGGGTGAAATGGATCCAATCCAAGATCTCCAACAGCATCAGTGGCACCAGTGATTTGAAGGAATCCAACGTTAGCCTCCCAGCGAGTTATGGCTCCGGCGGCAGCAGCTACGTGGTGACCGTAGGCCTTGGCACGCCAACGAAGAACCTTACCCTCCTGTTCGATACAGGAAGTGCGCTTACTTGGACCCAATGTGAGCCTTGCATCGGGTCTTGCTATAACCAGACCGAGCCAATCTTCAACCCCTCTCGATCATCATCCTATGCCAACATATCTTGCTCCGCGCCATCTTGCATTCAGCTTCCTTCTGGCACAGGTAATAATTGACAGGCACGTGTTTCCTGTCCAATCAGGTTTTTAATTGGTGGATTGCAAAATTAGACATCATCAGCACGTAATAATTAAGAATAATGATCAGTGGTGTCGATGTTTGTAACTTGCCAATTGAAAGCCTTTTTCCATTCTCATAGATGGCGCGAAACAAGCCCGGTCAACCATGTTGGCGAGATTTTTATTTAACAGAATAAAGACAAAGAAGCAGACTGCTAGTTGTGAGAGGTTTTTAGAAACACGTTTAGAATCGCTTTGTAAATCAGCTTTAATGATGAGCAGATCAGCTAACTGGCTGCAGCGGATCCACATGCGTCTACGGGGCGTCATACGGTGACGCGTCCTTCACGGATGGGTTCTTTGCCACGGAAACGCTGACCCTAACCCCGACGGATGTTATTACCAACTTCGAATTCGGTTGTGGCGAGAACAACCAAGGGACATTCGATGGTTTCGCCGGACTCCTTGGGCTCGCCCGAGACCCAGTATCGATCATAGAGCAAAGCGCGACCCAGTATGGCCGATACTTCTCATACTGCCTTCCTCGTTCAACTAGCTGCACCGGGTACTTGACTTTTGGAAGGGGCACAGTCACATCTGCCTCGTTGAACTTCACGCCGATGGTGACAATCGCACAGAATCCGCTCTTTTACGGCATCAACATAACAGGAATCAGCGTAGGAGGGAACCCACTTTCCATACCGTCGACTGTATTTTCCAATGCCGGCGCAATCATAGACTCGGGGACCACGTTGACGAGTTTGCCTCCAACTGCGTACACCGCCCTCCAGTCGGCATTCCAAAAGGCAATGGCGAATTACACGAGTGCGCCTCCAATTTATCCGTTTGACACTTGCTATGACTTCAGTATGTTTAGTACCATCACCGTCCCAGTGATCACATTCTCTTTCGATGGGCCGATTAACGTGGATTTGGATTGGAGCGGGATGTTTTACTGGGTGAATGCGTCGGAAGTTTGTCTAGCATTTGTGGCCAACAACGCAGATACGGATGGAGTCATCTATGGCAACACACAGCAGAGGACATTTGAGGTGATCTATGATGTGCCCGGAGGACAAATTGGGTTTGGTGCCCAGGGCTGTTCCTAAGATGGCCATGGTCCCCTCGAGTTGCATTTGAGTTCTCGGAAGGAGAAGGAATCATTCGAGCATGTGCTTTAGTAGTACTTGGTAGGTTTGACGAATAATAACGAATGTCGTTCTCCCTGTCACTTCAAACACGCTACGATCGTGTGATATAGTGACTGTTGTGAgtgttttgtttttcattggAAGGAGATAAATAAACATCACgtggatttttatgaaattccaaATATGAAGTATTCTGTTGCTCTATCTTATTTGAAGTAGAATTTTCGCGATAAGGAATGCCTGATCTTCGGGAGTTTCATCTTCTTTGGCGTGGGGGACTCTGCTGGAAATCTTCGAAGGAGACCGGTGGGCAAAATAATCCCTTTTGCGAGGTGGCGATTGCATTATCGTGGGCCCTCCTAATTCTACCGATTACAACTTGATTTTACCATTTAATTATCAATCTTATATTAGATTTATGAATTGCCCCTAACATATTCTGTCAATTAAGAGCAAAGCCAGAACCTTGCCTTAATATGAACAAGAGATTTGGCTCTGAtaacttggttacactagattcatttccattttatgcacctttttctcttttataaaaGCTTTTACCatgtgatttttcctttttatttcccattttattatttaaggaaaaagccaccaaaaatatcaaatgtcAACACCAAcctgattatttatttattatataaaaattagggattaatttttaacacctaaacaaaaaatattagtaTTAAGTCGCGTAGCATATAGTTCCCAAGCTTGTCCTTCTTTGATAGTCAAAATTTGACTTATGAGAAAGGACAAGTTAGAAAATTAGTATATTTcggaaaaaaattcatattattctTCCAATATCCGTTCAAAAacatagaaagaaaatttggccaacaaaaagaaacaaaaggaaaaaatgatttGACATGGATctttcataatatatatatttcctatatatatatattgcatttaTTTGGGGCAATATATTTATGCACGTCGAAGGCACAAGCAGACAGAAATCTTTACCCATATTTTAAGGTTAAAAAAGAGAGTATGTTTCctagtagaaaaaaaaaagaagtttttgGATGAgtaatattgaaaaatagaaGGGGATATTGCACGAAGCGGCATTTATTTGGGGCAATATATTTATGCACGTCGAAGGCACAAGCAGAAAGAAATCTTTACCCATATTTTAaggttaaaaaagaaagagaatatggTGGTTTTATTCAAAAAGCTAACAAGCTTGGGTATATAAAGGGGCCCTCGGTGAGTAGAATACAAAAAAAGTGTTGTTCCTTTCCTTTGCTAGTTTGGCAACACGAGAGAGAGATAGTTCACGtttctactcattcacaaaaaaaacattaaaacggTCCTTCACCGATTAAGGTTTAGACAGtaatccttcgctacatggtctgtcgctcctaaATCTACAAatcacaaaggattagactcgctcaataatatataactcgacacaaaagcaaagttctgaaaagtacaagggtgtataccttctttggctcacgacagtcgcgagcatagtgacccttcttgtcacaaacttgtaacacttcacccttgcaagcttcttcattcgaggatGCTTTCCTCTctcatgttggttaagcttaggCTTCTTCCCGAATGACTCCGGCTTcattgcctttccctttatcaaaccagttaggacgtttgcgcttggagctcgaagctccatgtgagctagaaccagcatgataAATTCCAGCTTctggcttagccgccaagaggcggtcctcttccagcttaagatgacgcattgcatcctcaaatgttttgatattttcattatgggttaagtgcaccttcatatgctcccaactctgaggtaAGGAACGAAttactgcttgcacttgctgctcatctatctggacatggccagcatctttcagctcatttatcatgtttgacatctttctaagatgttgtttcatggtctgaccatgaggcttcttataagagtcaaacctaataacGAGCTGCCTCATTCTGGTCACCGaaatatgaccaaatcttgctgccaatgcttcctacatttccttggcattctaaaaacgcctaaactctcgtatgacgtcattttccatgctactcagcaacgtaatgcgagcaagagagttatttcttttccatgcagcaaatgcttccttatctctcttgtgcgTGCATGTTCCTTCCTTCTTCggttctaccatggtcgggttaagagcttctagtgccttttactcttccaaagacatattggattttcatgtgccatatttcataattGGCATTTATTTGGGGCAATATATTTATGCACGTCGAAGGCACAAGCAGAAAGAAATCTTTACCCATATTTTAAGGTTTTAaaaaaaggtcactatgtttccaatcatcctccaaaatcctaaagAGAATATGGTGGTTTTATTCAAAAAGCTAACAAGcttcaacaacaatcaggtataTAAAAGACGTTCACAAAACACACTTAACAAAGAccagccaatacatctaacaccaagtcgggcccttttttgtttaatttcttgatcttttcccttgtaacaatccaataataatcatctataaaatccatcacaattttcctatatgagGCAGCTTTGTGAGTAGaatgttcatgaaaaatcgcacaaAAAACATGATCAATGttgtttaattgaaaaagaaacacatttttcctttcctttgctAGTTTGGcaacacgagagagagagagtagaaaacGGTCCTTCACCGATTAAGGTTTAGACAGTACAAGATTCATGGTTCAATTGCTAAAAGttcaatcaaaaatcattcataaacatgTGCCTATttgtcgagcgtaccttgttagccacagattaaacaccgacgccgataagaggaagagaaaaaccaATCATGTTCGAtccgcaatttcaatttcttcaatgaTGAATCGTGAGAGATTCTTATCATTTTCAGTTGTTCTTGTTTGAGTTCTTTAGTAGTGAATCGTGAGAAAGAGTTAACAATTGTTTGTGCATTTCCATCAATACTCATGGATTGATTTAGTGAGAATCTTcccattttaattttagattttttttttcatttttctattattttaccTTGTAATTTGTACGTAAAGTTTCTATTTGTTTTCCTCGTCAGATATGGATCGCATacaaagaataatatttttttcatgggcagTTTAAATTATATACAGTCCTTACCAAACAATagatataataaaatatgaaaatatccaatttGAATACCGCGATTAATCAAACTGTAAACATAATATAACAAAATCCCCAAATTTTATATTCTAATTTTATCCCGTCTTATCTtgactagaaatttaaacaaccAAACACACATattctttacctttttctttctaaatattttatgaGGATGCAATCGAAATATGCTAAATATGCACGACAACAATTATTCATCGAAACTCTAATTTTCTGATATAGCATTATCAAGATGCAAATAAAACATGAGATTCTAGCTTAATGTGCAAAATCTGCAAACATTAACTTGATTAGTTATGCAATAGTAACAACCTAATTAATTCCATGATGCAATGATCGTCTTAGTTGCAGTGCAGATgcaattctaatataattttctcgtcctttctttattttcttttatttctaacAAACAAATTAAAACCTGAAAATCGACCTTATGCTCAAGTAAGCATGAAAAATAACATGTATGCACAAATCAACCTATATGCTGAACTACCATGTAATGTAACTATGGATTTCATGAAAACTAGCAGAAAGGATCAACCTAAGTGCTCTTGGATTTTCAACCTTAAACTTCCTCCAAGAACAGGGTTAGTGCAAACCAAAATAATAACACCAAAGcattaaaatcttgaaaattgaagtaAAACCGATCTAAACATGAAAATCGCATGAACTCTATGCAAAATCAACATAGGAATTATGACATGGAGGAATTATGACATGCTTCTATACTAAGGCCTATTTGGTTTCATTCTCGGAACaactaattctattttttattcctcaaaataataaaagaatagatatctatttgataaaattttattttggagaacaaaaatctatttttttattcttgggaatagatttggaacataatctaGAAGtgaaaaaagttgcttcttgttcccaagaataatttcaagaatcaagcccaatttttcttttatttctttttatttcttatcttttctttcttttctccctctctcttcttcttctttttcttccccctaGTCCCAACTAATCATCGCATGCCTTCTGCCACCTgccaccagccaccaccaccgACTGACTAAGCTAGGTCTAGCGGGCTCGCCGaaggctcacctagccatggcaagCCTCAACCTCACCCAAGTAGcttgaggtcgacctcaccttGGCCTAGCGAGGCCCAGCCTGACACCGACTAGTGAGGTTGAACCTCGCCTAGCTACAAGCGAGGTGCTTGGCCACAACAAGCCTCTAGCGAGCTCGTCAAACCTCTACCCGGCTAGTTGATCGGCCACCGTCGACGATCAGCCAGTCGGTGGCCACCGTTGACGATCGGCGGGTCCACTTAAGATGAGCGAACATGACCAAGAGAGAATTACCTCTTAATTAGTGCTAACgcatttaatttaaatgatcaCCATCCCTGCATACATTCCATAACAAATGGTCCACAATCATGTCAGCTCTCCCATCGAGCACAACTTACATTCTTTTAAGCCTAAGTATTTCTTGGAATGGGGATCGCTAGCCTAAAACCCAACTAGAGATTTGGAGACTTGAACATTTGGGTTCCACTAAACTAGTTTTGATCACATAATCTTGATAACTAATTTTAGATATTGAACACATGGGCAATACTAAGTGATCATTCAAATGTTGTTTTTGTGggattcttttctttattatctAACTAGTACTCaattctgacccaaaaaaaaaaaacctagtacTCAAGCAATGTATTTAAATGAGACAAAGTAAACACCAAACTCaaaagagctcgagattcgattttcaaatttgaggtaggccacctttcgaaccttatggccaccctcaaaattgaaccggatgtGCATATCAGAATCAAGACGCTTCAGTTGACAGACCCAAAGATTCAGAAGatcctgcaagaggataccaataaaaaaaaataaaaataaaaaagctgaTTTTCAGAATTTCTGATGATGGAACATTGAGGTTCcgaggatgattgtgtgtactTGACCATGCAGAGTTTAAAGACGAGATcttatcagaagctcatcgtagcaatTACAACATTCATCCTAGCAATACGAAGATGTATCAAAATTtgcatcaacactattggtAGTTTgatatgaaggcggacatcgccaagcatgtcaccAAGTGTCTGACTTGTTAGTAAGTGAAGGCATAGCATTGTAAGGTAgaaggacttctgcaacctttCGAGATTCctgaatggaaatgggagcacatcacgatggattttgtgacaggcttaccaaggagtcagaggggtAATGATTACATTTAGGTAGCGGTCAACAAACTAACAAAATTGACTCACTTCATCACAATACgaaaggaccttgatttggacAAGCACGTAGAGTTGTACGTGCGTCAAATTGTTCATCTACATGGAGTGCTAGTGACGATTACATTAGACCGAGACCCAAGGTTTATAGctgcattttggaaaaatttgcaGTTTGCCTTAAGAACGAAGTTGTAGTTTAGTACGGCTTATCATCCTCAAACAGATGGCCAATCcaagaggacgattcaaaccctcaaaATATGTTTTGAGCTTGCATATTGGGTTTCAAGGAAAGCTAGAATAAACAGTTTCATCTTatcg
This genomic stretch from Eucalyptus grandis isolate ANBG69807.140 chromosome 3, ASM1654582v1, whole genome shotgun sequence harbors:
- the LOC104439423 gene encoding aspartyl protease family protein At5g10770, producing the protein MASSLLSEFVRILLCAFVLSVRSSFEKKVLVYGAQITFPVCSLSPSINCAASTTNVNSALNLVHKHGPGSQLFDGGPINHTKVLLEDMARVKWIQSKISNSISGTSDLKESNVSLPASYGSGGSSYVVTVGLGTPTKNLTLLFDTGSALTWTQCEPCIGSCYNQTEPIFNPSRSSSYANISCSAPSCIQLPSGTDQLTGCSGSTCVYGASYGDASFTDGFFATETLTLTPTDVITNFEFGCGENNQGTFDGFAGLLGLARDPVSIIEQSATQYGRYFSYCLPRSTSCTGYLTFGRGTVTSASLNFTPMVTIAQNPLFYGINITGISVGGNPLSIPSTVFSNAGAIIDSGTTLTSLPPTAYTALQSAFQKAMANYTSAPPIYPFDTCYDFSMFSTITVPVITFSFDGPINVDLDWSGMFYWVNASEVCLAFVANNADTDGVIYGNTQQRTFEVIYDVPGGQIGFGAQGCS